The Paenibacillus tianjinensis genome has a window encoding:
- the atpG gene encoding ATP synthase F1 subunit gamma translates to MARSMRDIKRQIKSVQNTRQITKAMEMVAASKLRKAQEKAEAARPYSQKLKEVVSNIAAGTQGVTHPMLVSRPVKKTAYLIVTSDRGLAGGYNANILRKLTLLLAERHASKDEYALFVIGRKGRDFLRRREYPIVEEITELSDTPKFSDIKSIAYSAVQQFETGVYDELYICYNRFVNAISQVPTVDRLLPMDAVSGTDHHEASASYEYEPSPEGVLGVLLPKYAETLIYSAVLDGKASELGAKMTAMGSATKNASKMIGELRLTYNRARQAAITQEITEIVAGANAQS, encoded by the coding sequence ATGGCAAGAAGCATGCGTGATATTAAACGTCAAATCAAGAGCGTTCAAAACACCAGACAGATCACGAAGGCAATGGAGATGGTAGCCGCCTCGAAACTCCGTAAAGCGCAGGAGAAAGCAGAAGCTGCCCGTCCTTACTCGCAGAAGCTGAAAGAGGTCGTATCGAACATTGCTGCCGGTACACAGGGTGTGACCCATCCGATGCTGGTGAGCCGTCCGGTGAAGAAGACCGCTTATCTTATTGTTACCTCTGACAGAGGTCTCGCCGGCGGATACAATGCCAATATTCTGCGGAAGCTCACGTTGCTGCTGGCAGAACGGCATGCATCCAAAGACGAGTATGCTTTGTTCGTGATCGGCCGGAAAGGCCGTGACTTTTTACGCCGCCGTGAATACCCGATTGTAGAGGAAATCACCGAGCTGTCCGATACGCCGAAATTCTCCGACATCAAGTCGATTGCTTACTCAGCGGTTCAGCAGTTCGAAACAGGCGTGTATGATGAGCTGTATATTTGCTACAACCGCTTCGTTAATGCCATCAGCCAGGTACCGACGGTTGACCGTCTGCTGCCAATGGATGCAGTAAGCGGAACGGATCACCATGAAGCAAGCGCAAGCTACGAATACGAGCCTTCTCCGGAAGGCGTACTCGGAGTGCTGCTTCCAAAATATGCGGAAACGCTGATTTACAGTGCAGTTCTTGACGGCAAGGCCAGTGAGCTGGGAGCGAAGATGACAGCGATGGGCAGTGCAACTAAGAACGCGTCAAAAATGATCGGTGAACTCAGACTTACGTATAACCGTGCCCGTCAGGCGGCAATTACACAGGAAATTACCGAGATTGTGGCCGGAGCGAACGCGCAGTCTTAA